The DNA window GCGGGACGCCCGGCCCGTCGTCGCCGATCTCCACGACCATGCGGTCGCCCTCGCTGTGCGCGCCGACGCTGACCGTGTGCGCGCCGGCCTCCAGCGCGTTGCGGATGACGTTGTCGAAGGCGCGGCGCAGCTGCTCGTGGTCGGCATTCAGAACCAGGCCGGGATCGACCGCCGCCTCGACGCGGGCCTGGGGATAGCGCGCCGTCAGGTCGCCGACGATCTCCGCCACCAGGTCGGCGAGCACGAAGCGGCTCGGCCGCGGTTTCGGCGCGTCGCGGCGGGCGAAGCTGAGCACGTCGCCGCACAGGCGGATCGCCCGCTCGATCGCCGCCGCGACCTTGGGCGCCTGGCGCTGCGCCTCGGGGTCGGCGCTGGCCGCCAGGCTGTCGGACACCAGCAGCGCCGACGACAGGATGTTGCGCAGGTCGTGGTTGATCTTCGCCACTGCCGCGCCCAGTGCCGCCAGCGCGCTCTTCTGGCGCAGCAGGTCGCGCAGGCTGGTCTGCATGGCGGCGAGCTGCCGCTGGGCCAGGCCGATCTCGTCGGTGCGGCCGCCGGGCCGGATCGTTCGGGTCACGTCCTCCGGGTTCTGGGCGAAGCGGATCATGTTCTCGGTCATGCGCCGGATCGGACGCACGGTCAGCCATTGCAGCGCCAGGAACACCAGCGCCGCGGTAATCGCCGAGATCATCAGCGACAGCAGCAGGATGCGCCGCGAATAGTCCAGCATCTCGGCGCGCAGCGGCCATTCGTCGATGTGCATGGTGACCTGCGCGCGCGGGTCCTTCGGCGCCGTGCCGCGCACCGCGATGATGCGGTTGCCGCTCTGCATCAGCGTGCCGAACGCGTCCCAGATCAGGCCGAAGAAGGTCTGCTGGCTGAGATCGACCGAGATATCGACCTCGGGCAGCCGCTCGTCGGCGACCATCAGGTCGTAGCCGCCGGGCCACGAGATGTCGACGAGATAGGCATCGAGCAGGTTCAGCAGCTCATTGCGCATGTCCTCGCGCAGCGCCTCGTCCGGCGTCATCCGGAAGGTGACCGTGGCCAGATGGCCGTCGGCCAGCTTTTCCTGCAGGTAGGTCAGGCGGTAGCGCGCGATCGAGGGCGCGTAGATGAACACCTCGGCGACCATCACGAAGAACATGGTCAGCACCAGCAGCCGGGCCGACAACCCGCTGGCAAAGCTGGGCAAATGCAGGGACGGGCGCGCCATGCCCGCCTGAGTAGCCCAAGCGGCGACCGTCGAACAAGGCCGCGCGTGGCCCGAGCGGCGCGCCGCCGGCGCTGGACAACGGCGGCGGCGATGCGATGATCGCCGCCCGAACCGTCATGCCACAGCCCCCGCCCGCGCCGTCTGCAGCATCATCCGGCCCGGCCGCCCCGGCCGCACGGCGCGGCATCGTCGTCGGCGCCATCGGGCTGGGGCAGACCATCGCCTGGGCATCCAGCTACTACCTGCCCGCCATCCTGGCCCGCCCGATCGCCGCGAGCCTCGGGGTCGCGCCGGCCACGGTGTTCGCCGCCTTCTCGGCCGCGCTGCTGTTGTCGGCGGCGCTCGGTCCCGCGGTCGGCCGCTACATCGACCGCCACGGCGGGCGCGGCGTTCTGGCCTTGTCGAACCTGGTGCTCGCGGCCGGGCTGGGCCTGCTCGCCGCCGCACAGGGCCCGGTCGGCCTGTTCGCCGCCTGGGCGGTGCTCGGCGTCGGCATGACGCTCGGCCTCTACGACTCGGCCTTCGCCACCCTGGCCGGGCTCTACGGCCGGCTGGC is part of the Alphaproteobacteria bacterium genome and encodes:
- a CDS encoding HAMP domain-containing sensor histidine kinase; this encodes MARPSLHLPSFASGLSARLLVLTMFFVMVAEVFIYAPSIARYRLTYLQEKLADGHLATVTFRMTPDEALREDMRNELLNLLDAYLVDISWPGGYDLMVADERLPEVDISVDLSQQTFFGLIWDAFGTLMQSGNRIIAVRGTAPKDPRAQVTMHIDEWPLRAEMLDYSRRILLLSLMISAITAALVFLALQWLTVRPIRRMTENMIRFAQNPEDVTRTIRPGGRTDEIGLAQRQLAAMQTSLRDLLRQKSALAALGAAVAKINHDLRNILSSALLVSDSLAASADPEAQRQAPKVAAAIERAIRLCGDVLSFARRDAPKPRPSRFVLADLVAEIVGDLTARYPQARVEAAVDPGLVLNADHEQLRRAFDNVIRNALEAGAHTVSVGAHSEGDRMVVEIGDDGPGVPPKIAEHLFQPFGGSVKAEGSGLGLAIAQELVAAHGGAIALVETGSDGTLFRITLPAVMFEQAA